Proteins encoded within one genomic window of Brienomyrus brachyistius isolate T26 chromosome 22, BBRACH_0.4, whole genome shotgun sequence:
- the coro7 gene encoding coronin-7 isoform X1: MWDSRKLGSSVGSSSLGTSSGILIPLFDPDSGLLVMSAKGDSVIDCFEVSAAEPFLSQVSQCLTETATRGVAMVPKLALDVVSCEVLRVLQLTDSYIVPVSYHVPRKPGQDFHADLYPDTVGQTAAMTATEWWEGGNTPVQRVSLHPAKRPQPRAQPAQQGAPKTELPRGRSSEEAPPGCSISSSPLTTPTSSAAPSRSPSSTSGLSSGFLPSPSQSSRAIQNMLGPSSKFRHIQGSVLHRDTHITNVRGLNLTTPGESDGFCANGQRVAVPMAIAGGQIAVFELSRPGKLPDTTLPTIQNTVNVADLAWDPFDPQRLAVAGDDAKIRIWRVPVGGLTETLTEPECVLQGHTEKIYSISFHPQAVGLLTSSSYDMTVRLWDLQARKEVKILKGHQDQIFGMAWSPDGCLLATVCKDGKVRVYDPRQSAEPVKDGPGPEGPRGGRVVWVCGGQYLLVSGFDGRSERQLYMYSAQSPSSGPVATASTDVSPSTLIPFYDADTSVLIITGKGDTRVYIYEILSEAPYFLECSSFSSTEPHKGFSFLPKTECDVRNVEIARALKLSKTSIEPIAFKVPRVKKEFFQDDIFPETAVWWESTLTASSWLSGSNGQHRKISLRPKDMIPVSEAPKEAPIRKYLPSSVYLEEKTDEQKKEELLSAMVAKLGNREDPLPQESFQGVDEEEWDD; the protein is encoded by the exons GTCGGCCGCAGAGCCCTTCCTCTCGCAAG tgAGCCAATGTCTGACTGAGACGGCGACCCGCGGCGTCGCCATGGTCCCCAAGCTGGCGCTTGACGTTGTGTCGTGCGAGGTGCTGCGGGTCCTGCAGCTCACTGACAGCTACATCGTGCCGGTCAGCTACCACGTCCCCCGCAAG CCTGGACAGGACTTCCACGCTGACCTGTACCCGGACACTGTAGGCCAGACGGCGGCCATGACTGCTACAGAGTGGTGGGAAGGTGGCAACACACCG GTCCAGAGGGTCAGCCTGCACCCGGCCAAGCGGCCACAACCCAGGGCCCAGCcagcccagcagggggcgccgaaGACAGAGTTGCCCAGGGGACGGAGCAGTGAG GAAGCCCCTCCCGGCTGTTCCATCTCCAGCAGCCCCTTGACCACACCCACCAGCAGTGCCGCACCCTCCCGTTCCCCTTCTTCCACCAGCGGCCTGTCCTCGGGATTCCTGCCCAGCCCTAGCCAAAGCTCACGGGCCATACAAAACATGCTGG gccCCAGCTCGAAATTCCGCCATATCCAGGGCAGCGTTCTGCACCGTGACACCCACATCACCAACGTGCGGGGGCTCAACCTGACCACGCCTGGCGAATCAGATGGCTTCTGCGCCAACGGGCAGCGGGTGGCCGTGCCCATGGCCATCGCAGGGGGGCAGATCGCCGTGTTTGAG CTCTCTCGGCCTGGGAAACTTCCGGACACCACCTTGCCCACCATCCAGAACACGGTCAATGTGGCCGACCTGGCCTGGGACCCCTTCGACCCGCAGAGGTTGGCCGTGG CGGGTGACGATGCCAAGATCCGCATCTGGCGGGTGCCAGTGGGCGGCCTGACGGAGACGCTGACGGAGCCAGAGTGCGTCCTGCAGG GACACACGGAGAAGATCTACTCCATCAGCTTCCACCCCCAGGCTGTGGGCCTGTTGACGTCCTCCTCGTACGACATGACCGTGCGCCTCTGGGACTTACAGGCCAGGAAGgaagtgaagatcctgaagggGCACCAGGACCAG atttttgggatggcctGGAGCCCAGATGGCTGCCTCCTGGCCACGGTCTGCAAAGACGGGAAGGTGCGAGTGTACGATCCGCGCCAGTCTGCTGAGCCCGTCAAG GACGGCCCTGGCCCAGAGGGCCCTCGGGGAGGCCGTGTGGTGTGGGTGTGCGGGGGTCAGTATCTGCTGGTGTCTGGGTTCGACGG CCGTAGCGAGAGACAGCTTTACATGTACTCCGCCCAGTCCCCATCCTCGGGGCCCGTGGCCACAGCATCCACCGATGTGTCACCCTCCACGCTTATTCCGTTCTACGATGCCGACACCAGCGTGCTCATCATCACCGGGAAG GGCGACACCCGCGTCTACATCTACGAGATCCTGTCAGAGGCTCCATATTTCCTGGAGTGCAGCAGCTTCAGTTCTACAGAGCCTCACAAG GGCTTCTCATTCCTGCCCAAGACCGAGTGTGACGTTCGCAACGTCGAGATCGCCCGGGCACTGAAGCTCAGCAAGACCAGCATCGAACCCATAGCTTTCAAGGTGCCCCGTGTCAAG AAAGAGTTCTTCCAGGACGACATCTTCCCAGAGACGGCAGTTTGGTGGGAGtcaacattgacggcctcttcttgGCTGTCAGGGTCCAACGGACAGCACCGCAAGATCAGTCTACGTCCCAAAGACATGATTCCTG TGAGTGAGGCCCCCAAGGAGGCCCCTATAAGGAAATACCTCCCTTCATCTGTCTACCTGGAAGAGAAGACAGATGAACAGAAGAAAGAGGAG CTGCTGAGTGCCATGGTGGCCAAGCTGGGGAACAGGGAGGACCCCCTGCCACAGGAGTCCTTCCAGGGTGTGGATGAAGAGGAATGG GACGACTAA